A single genomic interval of Celeribacter indicus harbors:
- the ykgO gene encoding type B 50S ribosomal protein L36, translating to MKVRNSLRSLKNRHRDCRVVRRKGRVYVINKTQRRYKARQG from the coding sequence ATGAAAGTTCGTAACTCGCTCCGCTCGCTGAAGAACCGGCACCGCGACTGCCGCGTCGTGCGCCGCAAAGGCCGCGTGTACGTGATCAACAAGACGCAGCGCCGCTACAAGGCCCGCCAGGGCTGA